The following proteins come from a genomic window of Rutidosis leptorrhynchoides isolate AG116_Rl617_1_P2 chromosome 10, CSIRO_AGI_Rlap_v1, whole genome shotgun sequence:
- the LOC139873148 gene encoding probable inactive purple acid phosphatase 29: MHYADGSKSGCKDVLPNQFDPQEENCSDLMTSRFIERMIEAEKPDLIVFTGDNIYGPDATDAVKSMNAAFAPAIKSKIPWAAVLGNHDQESTLSREDVMKHIVGMDNTLSQLNPSGFDDFIDGFGNYNLEVHGPQGSPYVNYSILNLYFLDSGDYSTNPSVPGYGWVKPSQKFWLRQTASVLPGLVYFHMPLLEYANLDMSNLTGSRQEGISSAYVNSGLFTTLRNIGSGAIKAVFTGHDHINDFCGKFNTIHLCYGGGSGYHGYGKPGWSRRARMVVASLQKTSNGEWGEIDSIKTWKRLDDENLTLIDAQLLWRYVKMPFRRCRDCMLS; this comes from the coding sequence ATGCATTATGCTGATGGCAGCAAGAGTGGTTGCAAGGACGTATTACCAAATCAGTTTGATCCACAAGAAGAAAATTGTAGTGATTTGATGACAAGCCGTTTCATTGAACGCATGATTGAAGCTGAGAAACCAGACCTAATTGTTTTCACCGGAGATAACATCTACGGACCTGATGCGACAGATGCAGTTAAGTCCATGAATGCAGCATTTGCCCCTGCTATAAAGTCGAAAATCCCCTGGGCTGCAGTTTTAGGGAATCATGACCAAGAATCAACCTTGTCAAGAGAAGATGTTATGAAGCATATTGTTGGAATGGACAACACTTTATCCCAGTTAAACCCAAGTGGTTTTGATGATTTTATTGATGGTTTTGGGAATTATAATCTTGAAGTTCATGGACCTCAAGGGTCACCTTATGTTAATTACTCGATATTAAACTTATACTTCCTTGATAGTGGAGACTACTCAACAAACCCTTCCGTTCCTGGCTATGGATGGGTCAAACCCTCTCAAAAGTTTTGGCTCCGTCAAACGGCTAGTGTGCTTCCTGGACTTGTATATTTTCATATGCCATTGCTCGAGTATGCAAATTTGGATATGTCAAACTTAACAGGTTCAAGACAAGAAGGGATTAGCTCTGCTTATGTGAATTCGGGCCTTTTTACAACGTTACGTAATATTGGTTCTGGTGCGATAAAGGCTGTTTTCACAGGTCATGATCATATTAACGATTTCTGTGGCAAGTTCAATACGATTCATCTTTGTTATGGTGGTGGATCTGGATATCATGGTTATGGCAAGCCTGGATGGTCAAGAAGGGCTAGGATGGTTGTCGCTTCTTTACAAAAGACATCAAATGGTGAATGGGGTGAAATCGACTCCATAAAAACATGGAAGCGACTCGATGATGAAAACTTAACCCTTATTGATGCTCAGCTTCTTTGGAGATATGTGAAGATGCCTTTTAGAAGATGTAGAGATTGCATGTTGTCATAA